The Methanobacterium lacus genome includes a region encoding these proteins:
- a CDS encoding TRC40/GET3/ArsA family transport-energizing ATPase, with amino-acid sequence MAFKDIFKFNKGKTTFVFIGGKGGVGKTTISAATALWFARQGKHTLIISTDPAHSLSDSYERNIGHNPTPIAENLEALEIDPEIAMQDYQAKMQEQQALNPGMDMGMMQDQMDMASMAPGIDEAAAFDKFLQYMMTDEYDIVIFDTAPTGHTLRLLSMPEMMDSWVGKMITIRRQVGSMAKAFKNIMPFMGDEEEEDKALEDMEETKKRIKEARGIMADPMRTTFKTVVIPEEMSIYESERAMQALKKYNMTTDGVIVNQIQPEEADCEFCAARRKIQEQRLKTIQEKFGQQVIAEIPLQKHEVKGMERLTEIGDILYGDHLDDGVKAIPMN; translated from the coding sequence ATGGCATTTAAAGACATTTTTAAGTTTAATAAAGGAAAAACAACATTTGTATTTATAGGTGGTAAAGGTGGAGTCGGTAAAACTACAATTTCCGCTGCTACAGCATTATGGTTTGCTAGACAGGGAAAACACACCCTTATCATCTCTACAGATCCAGCACATTCACTTTCAGATTCCTATGAAAGGAACATTGGACACAACCCAACACCAATTGCAGAAAATCTTGAAGCCCTTGAAATCGACCCAGAGATTGCTATGCAAGATTATCAGGCAAAAATGCAGGAACAACAAGCCTTAAATCCAGGTATGGATATGGGAATGATGCAAGACCAGATGGATATGGCTTCAATGGCTCCAGGTATAGATGAAGCTGCTGCATTTGACAAATTTTTACAGTACATGATGACTGACGAGTACGATATTGTTATCTTCGATACCGCTCCAACAGGCCACACACTGAGATTACTTTCAATGCCTGAAATGATGGATTCTTGGGTTGGTAAAATGATCACCATTAGGCGCCAGGTTGGAAGCATGGCCAAGGCATTTAAGAATATCATGCCGTTCATGGGAGACGAAGAGGAAGAAGATAAGGCTCTTGAAGATATGGAAGAAACCAAAAAACGGATCAAAGAAGCCAGGGGAATTATGGCTGATCCAATGAGAACAACCTTCAAAACCGTTGTTATACCTGAAGAAATGTCCATATACGAATCAGAACGTGCTATGCAGGCACTTAAAAAGTACAACATGACAACTGATGGTGTTATAGTCAACCAGATCCAGCCTGAAGAAGCTGACTGTGAATTCTGTGCTGCAAGAAGGAAGATACAGGAACAGAGGTTGAAAACCATACAGGAAAAATTCGGTCAGCAAGTTATTGCAGAAATTCCTCTACAAAAACACGAAGTTAAAGGAATGGAGCGTTTAACAGAAATTGGAGATATTCTCTACGGAGATCATCTTGACGATGGAGTTAAGGCCATTCCAATGAACTAG
- a CDS encoding NAD+ synthase: protein MKEKSIDIPMDDGEKTIKQLSEFIKDKVSQSRSAGVVIGLSGGIDSATTAYLCARALEKEQILGIIMPTETTSYEDIDDAVTVAEELGIEYEIIAVDDLISPFNELCMHSVSNKLKNTPSRSLANANLKARIRMMILYYHANDLGRMVVGTGNRTELLIGYFTKYGDGGVDILPIGNLYKTEVRSIAQILGVPENIIKKAPTAGLWHGQTDEEELGIKYETLDKLLFLMVDKGLDDQKIAENLDISVEEVLRIKNKVQSSKHKLEPAPTPGPDIGSY, encoded by the coding sequence ATGAAAGAAAAAAGCATCGATATTCCCATGGACGATGGTGAAAAAACCATCAAACAACTATCTGAATTTATCAAAGACAAAGTATCACAGTCCAGAAGTGCAGGGGTAGTGATTGGCCTCAGCGGAGGTATAGATTCTGCTACAACAGCCTACTTGTGTGCAAGGGCACTTGAAAAAGAGCAGATTCTAGGCATAATAATGCCGACTGAGACAACTTCCTACGAGGATATTGACGATGCCGTAACAGTGGCTGAAGAACTGGGAATTGAATACGAAATTATAGCTGTGGATGATCTCATTAGCCCTTTCAATGAGCTCTGCATGCATTCAGTGAGCAACAAACTCAAAAACACTCCGTCAAGGAGTCTTGCAAATGCAAATTTAAAGGCCAGAATCAGGATGATGATCCTATACTACCATGCCAACGATCTTGGAAGGATGGTGGTGGGAACTGGAAACAGAACAGAACTTCTAATTGGCTACTTCACCAAGTATGGTGATGGTGGTGTGGATATTCTTCCAATAGGAAATTTATACAAGACAGAAGTAAGAAGCATTGCCCAAATATTAGGGGTTCCAGAAAACATCATTAAAAAGGCACCAACAGCAGGACTATGGCATGGACAAACAGATGAAGAGGAACTAGGTATCAAATATGAAACACTGGACAAACTCCTTTTCTTGATGGTTGACAAAGGTTTAGATGACCAGAAAATTGCAGAAAATCTGGATATTTCAGTGGAAGAAGTTTTAAGGATAAAAAACAAAGTTCAAAGTTCCAAACATAAATTAGAACCTGCTCCAACACCGGGACCTGATATTGGGAGTTATTAA
- a CDS encoding carboxymuconolactone decarboxylase family protein translates to MNIKEKHKIRNIEPEFGKNLYSVRESYWIFYKGIRTMKYMFEAKRKKELSPKFIERIMLAVTEVNGCEICSYAHTKRALESGMSNEEIKNMLSGIIDDVPTNEVAAVLFAQHYADTRGNPTSESWQRIVDIYGISKANGILGSIRSIMIGNAYGIAWSSFFNRLRSRPDQRSSLLYEVSMMLGIILTPISIIHALISDLFRIPIIN, encoded by the coding sequence ATGAATATCAAAGAAAAACACAAAATCAGAAATATTGAGCCGGAATTTGGCAAAAACCTATACTCAGTCCGAGAATCTTACTGGATTTTTTACAAAGGAATTCGAACGATGAAATATATGTTTGAAGCTAAACGAAAAAAAGAACTAAGTCCAAAATTTATAGAAAGGATAATGCTTGCAGTGACTGAAGTGAATGGATGTGAAATATGTTCTTATGCACACACAAAAAGGGCTCTTGAGAGTGGAATGAGTAATGAAGAAATCAAAAATATGCTTTCTGGAATTATTGATGATGTACCTACTAATGAAGTTGCAGCCGTCCTCTTTGCGCAACATTATGCAGACACGAGAGGAAACCCTACTAGTGAATCGTGGCAACGCATAGTAGATATCTATGGAATATCCAAAGCAAACGGCATCCTCGGTTCCATTCGTTCCATAATGATCGGAAACGCTTATGGTATTGCTTGGAGTTCATTTTTTAATCGACTTAGATCTAGACCCGATCAAAGAAGCAGTTTACTATATGAGGTAAGCATGATGTTAGGGATAATCTTAACACCAATTTCTATTATTCACGCATTAATCTCTGATTTATTTAGAATACCCATCATTAATTAA
- a CDS encoding cupin domain-containing protein yields the protein MLIKDTKSSNYFNAVDETVLAELLHPKNDGVKLDFSIAHAVLKPGKSSLPHILRESVEVYFVLEGQGQMHIDHEVETVESGQAVYIPPKKNQWIKNTGKEDLKFLCIVSPPWNESDEELSSH from the coding sequence ATGCTCATCAAGGACACAAAAAGTTCAAACTACTTCAATGCAGTCGATGAAACAGTTCTAGCAGAATTGTTACACCCCAAAAACGACGGAGTCAAACTGGACTTCAGCATTGCACATGCCGTTCTAAAGCCTGGAAAATCTTCACTGCCCCATATTCTTAGGGAATCTGTTGAGGTGTACTTCGTACTGGAGGGTCAAGGTCAGATGCATATTGACCACGAGGTGGAAACTGTGGAATCAGGCCAGGCAGTTTACATTCCCCCTAAAAAGAATCAGTGGATAAAAAACACGGGAAAAGAAGATCTTAAATTTCTATGCATAGTGTCTCCACCGTGGAATGAATCTGATGAAGAGCTAAGCAGCCATTAG
- the hisG gene encoding ATP phosphoribosyltransferase: MQIRIAVPSKGRISDPAVKLLAKAGIGIKDTANRKLFSETYDKEISVMFTRAADIPEFVADGAADIGMTGLDLIKENNADVEILEDLNFGSAKLVLAVPEESDIVSTTDISDGSVVATEFPNLTSKYLKSKGINAKIIELSGSTEIAPFIGVADIITDLTSTGTTLKMNHLKIIDTVLESSIKLIANKKSFNVNNEKIEAIRTGIKGVLDAEGKKLVMMNVEESFLEDVKKAMPGLTGPTVSSVLSSKDVVAVHAVVDEKDVFNLVNRLKKIGARDILVVPIERII; this comes from the coding sequence ATGCAAATCAGAATAGCCGTACCTTCCAAGGGAAGGATAAGTGATCCTGCTGTCAAACTTTTAGCCAAGGCAGGAATAGGAATAAAAGATACTGCCAACAGAAAGCTTTTTTCAGAAACTTACGACAAAGAAATTAGTGTTATGTTCACAAGGGCTGCAGATATTCCTGAATTTGTTGCAGACGGTGCAGCAGATATTGGAATGACAGGACTTGATCTGATAAAAGAGAACAACGCAGATGTGGAGATACTTGAAGACCTAAATTTCGGAAGTGCTAAACTGGTATTAGCAGTTCCAGAAGAATCTGATATTGTGTCTACAACTGATATTTCAGATGGTTCTGTGGTTGCAACTGAATTTCCAAATTTAACCAGCAAATATCTTAAATCTAAAGGAATTAATGCTAAAATTATAGAGTTAAGTGGTTCAACAGAGATTGCTCCATTTATTGGGGTTGCAGACATAATAACAGATCTGACTAGCACAGGCACCACCCTCAAAATGAACCATCTTAAAATTATAGACACCGTCCTAGAAAGTTCCATTAAACTTATAGCCAATAAGAAAAGTTTCAATGTTAATAATGAAAAAATTGAAGCCATAAGAACTGGAATTAAGGGAGTTTTAGATGCTGAAGGTAAAAAACTCGTTATGATGAATGTTGAGGAGAGTTTCCTTGAGGATGTGAAAAAGGCCATGCCCGGACTCACAGGACCAACAGTTTCGAGTGTTTTATCAAGTAAAGATGTTGTGGCTGTTCATGCAGTTGTGGATGAAAAGGATGTTTTCAACCTGGTTAATCGTTTGAAAAAAATTGGGGCTAGGGACATTCTCGTAGTGCCAATTGAAAGAATTATATAG
- the cbiE gene encoding precorrin-6y C5,15-methyltransferase (decarboxylating) subunit CbiE, translated as MSNLYLVGIGPGSGKYLTKEAEDVVNSSEIVIGSKRALKLFPDMKAEKIELNAQNMGEMLKLAVSKAADNNKVALLSTGDPGFSGLLKPIQKIKGNLDLEVVPGISSIQLCASKLQIPWDEANIITMHGKGFSSSLLPLLSNGRPTIILPNTTINETVNYLMEKGIEPNRAVAVCENLSYENEKVVKAKLEELLAEKFGYMCVLVVY; from the coding sequence ATGTCAAATTTATATCTGGTGGGTATTGGCCCGGGATCAGGGAAATATTTAACGAAGGAAGCAGAAGATGTTGTCAACTCTTCAGAAATTGTGATTGGCAGTAAAAGGGCTTTAAAACTATTTCCAGATATGAAGGCAGAAAAAATTGAACTCAACGCCCAAAATATGGGGGAAATGCTTAAACTGGCTGTTTCAAAGGCTGCTGATAATAATAAGGTTGCACTCCTCTCCACAGGTGACCCTGGATTTTCAGGTTTGCTCAAGCCCATCCAGAAAATTAAGGGAAATTTGGACCTTGAAGTTGTTCCAGGAATCAGTTCAATTCAACTTTGCGCATCCAAACTTCAAATACCTTGGGACGAGGCAAATATCATAACAATGCATGGAAAGGGATTTTCATCCAGTCTCTTACCATTACTATCAAATGGTAGACCAACCATTATCCTGCCAAACACCACCATTAATGAAACTGTGAATTATCTGATGGAAAAAGGAATAGAACCAAACAGGGCAGTAGCTGTGTGTGAAAATTTATCCTATGAAAATGAAAAAGTTGTGAAAGCCAAATTAGAGGAACTTCTGGCTGAAAAATTTGGTTACATGTGTGTATTGGTGGTTTACTGA
- a CDS encoding ArsR/SmtB family transcription factor, whose translation MKRVLWYLIAGSRGGTNRARIIEALHDRPYNINQLSLELDLDYKTIQHHIKVLEDHNILVNSGDEKKYGKMIFLSNRMEENYPIFIEILSKMKK comes from the coding sequence ATGAAGCGGGTTCTATGGTATTTGATAGCTGGAAGTAGGGGAGGAACTAATCGTGCTAGGATAATTGAAGCCCTTCATGATAGGCCTTATAATATAAATCAGCTTTCTTTAGAACTGGATTTGGATTATAAAACGATTCAACATCATATTAAAGTCTTAGAGGATCATAATATTCTTGTTAATTCCGGTGATGAGAAAAAATATGGGAAAATGATATTTTTATCAAATCGTATGGAAGAGAATTACCCCATATTCATTGAGATTCTGAGCAAAATGAAAAAATAA
- a CDS encoding VOC family protein, with the protein MKIKYTTMIVKDMDESVSFYRDVIGFEVDSQHNPAPDIVITLLKGEGDTMIELIKDPQHDIGLYSIGMDVEDVEAIVEELISKGANITMDPVPITVGKLAFMEDPNGVKIALIQHH; encoded by the coding sequence GTGAAAATTAAATACACTACTATGATTGTCAAGGATATGGATGAATCTGTGAGTTTCTATAGGGACGTGATTGGATTTGAAGTGGATAGCCAGCACAATCCCGCCCCAGACATAGTGATAACCTTACTTAAAGGCGAAGGGGACACCATGATTGAACTGATAAAGGATCCTCAACACGATATTGGACTTTATTCCATAGGCATGGATGTTGAAGATGTTGAAGCCATAGTTGAAGAATTGATATCTAAGGGAGCTAATATTACCATGGATCCTGTGCCAATAACAGTTGGTAAACTGGCTTTCATGGAGGATCCAAATGGTGTGAAAATTGCTCTGATCCAACATCACTGA
- a CDS encoding DUF2115 family protein, producing MIKPKTDIDDELQGAMSSYNAENFRRLTETHFSGEDEEINTKELTALEESIDHYFELYAPDNIEFREFIKIVSVYLTFIEKRPLHPPGIIFSGGDTVYENKGIYYCTGKKQFKNDDHSLCNFCVCHEI from the coding sequence TTGATCAAACCTAAAACTGATATAGATGATGAATTACAGGGGGCAATGTCTTCCTACAACGCTGAAAACTTTAGAAGATTAACAGAAACCCATTTTTCGGGAGAAGATGAAGAAATTAACACAAAGGAATTAACTGCCCTTGAAGAATCCATAGATCACTACTTTGAATTGTACGCACCCGACAACATAGAATTTAGAGAGTTCATTAAGATAGTATCTGTCTATCTAACATTCATAGAAAAAAGGCCATTACATCCTCCGGGCATAATATTTTCTGGAGGAGACACTGTATATGAAAACAAGGGAATTTACTACTGTACAGGAAAAAAACAGTTTAAAAACGACGATCATTCACTCTGTAACTTCTGTGTTTGTCATGAAATTTAA
- the cutA gene encoding divalent-cation tolerance protein CutA, with product MYSSIYVTTSDISESRKIARVLVQERLAACVNIVPAIESIYRWNGEIEEDSESLIFIKTRSDLVENVIKRVEEIHSYDTPCVLELSIKRGSKKYFKWLDTEVDKVI from the coding sequence ATGTACTCCAGTATATACGTCACAACATCAGATATTTCCGAATCAAGAAAAATTGCAAGGGTGCTGGTCCAAGAAAGATTGGCTGCCTGTGTGAACATAGTGCCGGCCATAGAATCCATCTACAGATGGAATGGGGAGATAGAAGAGGATTCAGAATCTCTTATTTTTATTAAAACACGGAGTGACCTGGTGGAAAATGTGATTAAGAGGGTAGAAGAAATTCACAGTTATGATACGCCATGTGTACTGGAGTTATCAATTAAAAGGGGTTCTAAAAAATATTTTAAATGGCTGGATACAGAAGTAGATAAAGTGATTTAA
- a CDS encoding fumarylacetoacetate hydrolase family protein translates to MKLMGFESKGTEKVGIVSDEELIEIDCSMIQALNCQDINTIKRVKTHDISELEIKPPIRPSKIVCVGLNYQDHAKELDMELPTEPIIFIKPSTTVIGHLDPIIYPKTSTQVDYESELGIVISKEAHRVNRKNAQEFIGGFTVVNDVTARDKQRKDVQWTRAKSFDTFAPIGPCIETEVDPMNLNISLKLNNEIKQNSNTKNMIFNVNELVEFISSIMTLLPGDIISTGTPPGVGPMHIGDTVEIEIEGIGTLKNYLKSE, encoded by the coding sequence ATGAAATTGATGGGTTTTGAATCCAAGGGCACTGAAAAGGTGGGGATCGTTTCAGATGAAGAATTGATTGAAATTGATTGTTCAATGATCCAAGCACTAAACTGCCAAGATATCAATACAATTAAACGAGTGAAAACCCATGATATTTCTGAGTTGGAAATTAAACCCCCAATTAGACCTTCAAAGATCGTTTGTGTGGGTTTAAACTACCAGGATCATGCAAAGGAATTGGATATGGAACTTCCAACAGAACCCATAATCTTTATAAAACCTTCAACAACCGTAATTGGGCACTTAGACCCCATAATATATCCCAAAACTTCCACACAAGTGGACTACGAATCAGAACTTGGAATTGTCATATCCAAAGAAGCCCATAGAGTGAATAGAAAAAATGCACAAGAATTCATTGGAGGCTTCACAGTTGTTAACGATGTCACAGCAAGGGACAAACAAAGGAAGGATGTTCAGTGGACTCGTGCAAAAAGTTTTGACACATTTGCACCCATTGGACCATGTATAGAGACTGAAGTGGATCCCATGAATTTGAATATTTCTTTAAAACTTAACAACGAGATCAAGCAGAATTCCAATACTAAAAACATGATCTTTAATGTCAACGAACTGGTGGAATTTATATCAAGCATCATGACACTACTGCCCGGAGATATAATTTCAACAGGAACGCCTCCAGGTGTAGGGCCAATGCACATAGGAGATACAGTAGAAATTGAAATTGAAGGTATTGGTACCTTAAAAAATTATTTAAAATCTGAATAA
- the leuS gene encoding leucine--tRNA ligase — protein sequence MTDIKIEEKWQRVWQESNLFQSDPNNKKKVYVTVAYPYPSGAMHVGHGRTYTVPDVYARFKRMQGYNVLFPMGWHVTGAPVVGIAKRIQRQDPWTIDIYKNIHKVPESELAKFTDPEYIVKYFGEEYHDVMTRMGYSIDWRREFKTLDPHYQKFIEWQFRKLKNMGLVGIGEHPVKYCPEDQNPVGDHDLLEGEGVGINELTLIKFELDGNYLVAATFRPETLFGATNLWLNPDEDYIKIKIGDEKWIIAKDAYDNLTNQKKNIEIEGDIDTNELVGKYVKNPLTGIEHIVLPASFVDPEYGTGVVYSVPGHAPADLIALQDLKKNNELLEKFGLVEKIETIQPVGIIKLKGYGEIPAQDMLDKFDVKHQNDPNLKEATNEIYKLEHAKGVMDEKTGDYNGYKVVDARDEIIQLLLKDKLGDILFEFAERPVICRCGTKCVVKILEDQWFLKYSDEEWKELTYQCLESMNIIPEEIRANFKYYIGWLQDWACSRRIGLGTKLPWNTDWLIEPLSDSTIYMAYYTIAKYMNSIDPEDLNDEFFDEVFLDIKSDKSSVKIDSELTKQMRDEFNYWYPLDWRLSAKDLVGNHLSFHMFHHSAIFPRDKWPQGIVVFGMGLLEGNKMSSSKGNIIMLEDAINTYGSDVIRLFLMSSAEPWQDFDWRENEVRGISKRMEWFFEFARRVEKIYGSQILIMDHLNPPSVEQPISKWMLAQVNMRINDATEALEGFQTRKALQDAFFLFKKDIDHLFYRIEHQSEDEEAMNEIAEVLVYILGVWIRLMVPFVPHGCEELWNKFGGEGLVSTTPWPEYFAELVDESVQKGEEIVHGLSQDINEIKKVINIKPQKIHVYVAPEWKWKLFEIADGIGKPDIGKIMQTAIKQNIHDNKKEIAEFAKKIGREMTKMKYVGIIDEYSILKDSIEFLSGEADAEIVIYDEPSYDPENKSRNAMPYKPAIFIEG from the coding sequence TTGACCGACATTAAAATTGAAGAGAAATGGCAGAGGGTTTGGCAAGAATCCAACTTATTCCAGTCAGATCCCAACAACAAAAAGAAAGTATACGTAACAGTTGCATATCCGTATCCAAGCGGTGCAATGCATGTGGGCCATGGAAGGACCTACACAGTACCAGATGTATATGCACGTTTTAAGAGAATGCAGGGATATAATGTCCTGTTTCCGATGGGATGGCATGTTACAGGAGCTCCTGTGGTAGGTATTGCCAAGCGTATACAGAGACAGGATCCATGGACCATTGATATTTATAAGAACATACACAAGGTTCCTGAATCAGAACTCGCAAAGTTCACTGATCCAGAGTACATCGTGAAGTACTTCGGTGAAGAGTACCACGATGTCATGACAAGGATGGGTTACTCCATAGACTGGAGAAGAGAGTTCAAAACATTAGATCCACACTATCAAAAATTTATAGAGTGGCAGTTTAGAAAATTGAAGAATATGGGCCTGGTGGGTATTGGAGAACATCCAGTGAAGTACTGTCCGGAAGATCAGAACCCTGTTGGTGACCACGATCTACTGGAGGGTGAAGGAGTTGGAATAAACGAACTTACCCTGATCAAATTTGAACTGGATGGAAATTATCTTGTTGCAGCAACATTCAGACCAGAAACTCTGTTTGGTGCTACAAATCTATGGTTGAACCCTGATGAAGATTATATCAAGATAAAGATCGGTGATGAAAAATGGATCATTGCCAAGGATGCTTACGATAATCTAACTAATCAAAAGAAGAACATAGAAATCGAGGGAGATATTGATACCAACGAACTGGTGGGAAAATATGTTAAAAATCCACTCACAGGAATTGAACACATAGTACTCCCAGCATCCTTTGTAGATCCAGAGTATGGGACCGGAGTGGTTTACTCCGTACCTGGCCATGCTCCAGCAGATTTAATAGCACTTCAAGACCTCAAAAAGAACAATGAGCTACTAGAGAAATTTGGTCTTGTTGAAAAAATCGAGACCATACAACCGGTGGGAATAATCAAACTAAAGGGTTATGGGGAGATACCTGCCCAGGACATGCTTGACAAGTTCGATGTAAAACATCAAAACGATCCTAATCTCAAGGAAGCAACCAATGAAATATACAAGTTGGAACATGCAAAGGGGGTTATGGATGAGAAAACTGGGGATTACAACGGATACAAAGTTGTGGATGCTCGGGATGAAATTATACAACTTCTCCTGAAAGATAAGCTTGGAGATATACTGTTTGAATTCGCAGAAAGACCAGTTATTTGCCGTTGTGGTACAAAATGTGTGGTTAAAATCCTGGAAGATCAATGGTTCCTCAAGTATTCAGACGAAGAATGGAAAGAGTTAACCTATCAGTGCCTCGAGAGCATGAACATAATACCTGAAGAAATCAGGGCCAACTTCAAATATTACATAGGATGGTTGCAGGATTGGGCTTGTTCACGTAGAATTGGGCTTGGAACTAAATTACCATGGAACACTGACTGGTTGATAGAGCCTTTAAGTGATTCAACCATATATATGGCCTACTACACCATTGCAAAGTACATGAATTCAATAGATCCAGAAGATCTCAACGATGAATTCTTTGACGAAGTATTTTTAGATATTAAATCCGATAAATCATCAGTTAAGATAGATAGTGAACTTACAAAGCAGATGAGGGATGAATTCAACTACTGGTATCCTCTGGACTGGAGGTTATCTGCCAAGGATCTGGTTGGTAACCATCTTTCATTCCACATGTTCCATCATTCAGCAATATTTCCAAGGGATAAATGGCCTCAAGGAATAGTTGTGTTTGGAATGGGACTTTTAGAGGGAAATAAGATGTCTTCTTCCAAGGGAAACATCATAATGTTGGAGGACGCAATCAACACCTACGGTTCTGATGTTATCCGACTATTTTTAATGTCCTCTGCAGAGCCTTGGCAGGATTTCGACTGGAGAGAAAATGAGGTAAGGGGAATCAGCAAACGTATGGAATGGTTCTTTGAATTTGCCCGTCGTGTGGAAAAAATCTACGGTTCTCAAATACTCATCATGGATCACCTAAACCCTCCATCTGTTGAACAGCCAATAAGCAAATGGATGCTTGCACAAGTGAACATGCGAATAAATGATGCAACAGAAGCATTAGAAGGATTCCAAACAAGAAAAGCACTACAAGATGCATTTTTCTTGTTTAAAAAGGATATAGATCATTTGTTCTATAGAATAGAGCACCAAAGTGAAGATGAAGAAGCAATGAACGAAATTGCAGAAGTTCTGGTGTACATTTTGGGAGTGTGGATCAGGCTCATGGTTCCATTCGTACCCCATGGATGTGAAGAACTATGGAACAAATTTGGAGGAGAAGGTCTGGTATCCACAACACCTTGGCCAGAGTACTTTGCAGAACTCGTGGATGAATCTGTTCAAAAGGGAGAGGAAATAGTTCACGGACTTTCACAGGATATAAATGAAATTAAAAAGGTCATTAATATCAAACCACAAAAGATCCATGTATACGTGGCTCCAGAATGGAAATGGAAGTTATTTGAAATTGCAGACGGTATTGGTAAGCCTGACATAGGAAAAATAATGCAAACAGCTATTAAACAAAATATTCACGACAACAAAAAGGAAATTGCTGAATTTGCAAAGAAAATCGGTAGAGAAATGACAAAGATGAAATATGTGGGCATCATCGATGAATATTCAATATTGAAGGATTCAATTGAATTCCTTTCAGGGGAAGCAGATGCAGAAATAGTTATCTATGATGAACCTAGTTACGACCCTGAAAACAAATCCAGAAATGCCATGCCATACAAACCTGCAATATTCATAGAAGGATGA
- a CDS encoding redox-regulated ATPase YchF, whose amino-acid sequence MLQIAVTGKPNVGKSSFFNSATLSEVDVASYPFTTIDANKAIAHVVTDCPCKELELTCNPHNSKCDGGKRLIPVELIDVAGLVPGAHEGRGLGNKFLDDLRQARAFIHIIDASGSTDEEGRPCEPGTHDPLEDVEFLEHEITMWLFGILKKNWNKMIRKVMSERLDIAKVLSEQLSGTGIALEDIAEAKKVVDKDYDKWEDDDIINMLQDLLRRAKPMLIVANKADLPTSEKNIKRLEEKYGRVIPASAESELALIRASEAGLIDYFPGDSNFEVVNPEKLNENQMKALNYIKEHVLQKYGSTGVQEALNAAVFDVLDMIVVFPVEDEHKMSDQKGNVLPDALLIKNGSKPRDMAYVVHTDIGDSFMHAIDARSCRRISSEYEIKDGDILSIICR is encoded by the coding sequence ATGCTTCAAATTGCTGTTACAGGAAAACCAAACGTTGGAAAGTCATCTTTTTTTAATTCAGCAACATTATCAGAGGTTGATGTTGCAAGTTACCCATTCACAACCATAGATGCGAACAAAGCAATTGCACACGTGGTTACAGATTGTCCATGCAAGGAACTGGAACTCACATGCAACCCCCACAACTCCAAGTGTGATGGTGGGAAAAGATTGATACCAGTAGAATTAATCGATGTTGCAGGTCTAGTTCCAGGGGCCCATGAAGGAAGAGGACTTGGGAACAAATTTTTAGACGATTTAAGACAAGCAAGAGCTTTTATTCATATCATTGATGCTTCAGGTTCAACAGATGAGGAAGGAAGACCCTGCGAACCAGGAACCCATGATCCTCTGGAAGATGTTGAATTTTTAGAGCACGAGATCACCATGTGGCTCTTCGGAATTCTAAAGAAGAACTGGAATAAAATGATCAGAAAGGTAATGTCAGAAAGACTCGACATTGCTAAAGTTCTTTCAGAACAGCTGAGCGGAACAGGAATAGCATTGGAAGATATTGCAGAAGCAAAAAAGGTGGTAGACAAGGACTACGATAAATGGGAAGATGATGACATCATCAACATGCTTCAAGACCTTCTTAGAAGGGCAAAACCAATGTTAATCGTAGCAAATAAGGCAGATTTACCTACTTCAGAGAAAAATATCAAAAGGCTCGAAGAAAAGTATGGCAGAGTCATCCCAGCATCAGCTGAATCAGAACTAGCCCTCATAAGAGCATCTGAAGCAGGTTTGATCGATTATTTCCCGGGTGATTCAAATTTTGAAGTTGTTAACCCAGAAAAACTTAATGAAAATCAGATGAAAGCCCTCAACTACATCAAAGAACATGTACTTCAAAAATATGGTAGTACAGGAGTTCAAGAAGCATTGAATGCAGCAGTGTTTGATGTGTTGGATATGATAGTTGTTTTCCCTGTTGAAGACGAACATAAAATGTCTGATCAAAAGGGCAATGTACTGCCAGATGCACTCCTAATCAAGAATGGGTCTAAACCACGGGATATGGCATATGTTGTGCACACCGATATTGGGGACAGTTTCATGCATGCAATTGATGCTAGAAGTTGCAGAAGAATTTCATCAGAATACGAAATCAAGGATGGAGATATTCTAAGCATCATATGCAGATAG